In a single window of the Ananas comosus cultivar F153 unplaced genomic scaffold, ASM154086v1, whole genome shotgun sequence genome:
- the LOC109704939 gene encoding mitogen-activated protein kinase kinase 9-like — protein sequence MALVRGRRPHLTIDLPSAGAAAECRVRFQAPAQAQAQAQVQAQARPRTRPESPSPSTSGCSEFGEFRLCDLERLGVLGNGNGGTVYKVRHRPTGALYALKTLSAADSAARGAAREVEILRRTDSPSVVRCHAVFSTPSDAKLVLLELMDGGSLDSVLRGRGSRPFPEAALAEVAAQALRGLSYLHSLKIVHRDIKPANLLASSRGLIKIADFGVGKILRRCLDPCATYVGTTAYMSPERFDPDTYGGDYDPYAADVWSLGLAVLELRLGYFPLLPAGQRPDWAALMCAICFGEQPPHLRSFVAACLQKDSKRRASVADLLAHPFVADRNPDDSARALRDLLAEAPSHQHQHQHQHQHQHRHHHHHQ from the coding sequence ATGGCCCTGGTCCGAGGTCGAAGGCCCCACCTCACCATCGACCTCCCATCTGCGGGGGCCGCCGCCGAGTGCCGCGTCCGGTTTCAGGCTCCGGCGCAGGCGCAGGCTCAGGCTCAGGTGCAGGCTCAGGCTCGGCCTCGGACTCGGCCTgagtcgccgtcgccgtcgacgTCCGGATGCTCGGAATTCGGCGAGTTCCGGCTGTGCGACCTGGAGCGGCTGGGCGTGCTGGGGAACGGCAACGGGGGCACGGTCTACAAGGTGCGCCACCGCCCGACCGGCGCGCTCTACGCCCTCAAGACGCTGAGCGCCGCCGACTCGGCGGCCCGGGGGGCGGCGCGGGAGGTGGAGATCCTGCGGCGCACGGACTCGCCGAGCGTGGTGCGGTGCCACGCCGTGTTCTCGACGCCGTCGGACGCGAAGCTGGTGCTGCTGGAGCTGATGGACGGCGGCTCCCTCGACTCGGTGCTCCGCGGGCGCGGCAGCCGGCCCTTCCCGGAGGCGGCGCtggcggaggtggcggcgcAGGCGCTGCGGGGGCTGTCGTACCTGCACTCGCTCAAGATCGTCCACCGCGACATCAAGCCCGCCAACCTGCTGGCCAGCTCGCGCGGCCTCATCAAGATCGCCGACTTCGGCGTGGGCAAGATCCTGCGCCGCTGCCTCGACCCCTGCGCCACCTACGTGGGCACCACCGCCTACATGAGCCCCGAGCGCTTCGACCCGGACACCTACGGCGGCGACTACGACCCCTACGCCGCCGACGTCTGGAGCCTCGGCCTCGCCGTCCTCGAGCTCCGCCTCGGCTACTTCCCGCTGCTGCCGGCCGGCCAGAGGCCCGACTGGGCCGCCCTCATGTGCGCCATCTGCTTCGGCGAGCAGCCCCCGCACTTGCGCAGCTTCGTCGCCGCCTGCCTGCAGAAGGACTCCAAGCGCCGCGCCTCCGTCGCCGACCTCCTCGCACACCCCTTCGTCGCCGACCGCAACCCCGACGACTCCGCGCGCGCCCTCCGCGACCTGCTCGCCGAGGCCCCCAGccaccagcaccagcaccagcaccagcaccagcaccagcaccgccaccaccaccaccaccaataA